From a region of the Acidimicrobiales bacterium genome:
- a CDS encoding SDR family oxidoreductase: protein MTTIASDDPPTTGTPLAVAVLGGGPLAGRLRSALTATGCTVTDDLRGDGPLGAAVFATWDPAVVVPRPFADLDDDGFGAAWQTTLDDAVDMCTRARERFGAAGGRLVMVVPTIALAGGAGYAHWAMAAEGVRLLAKSAARQWGPEGITANVLAVGPAGVLADPEAAGPVSIAAPARPDADPGEVLAFLCSPAAAALGGQTLVVDGGLWM, encoded by the coding sequence ATGACCACGATCGCGAGCGACGACCCACCGACGACCGGCACCCCGCTCGCGGTCGCCGTGCTCGGCGGCGGGCCGCTCGCCGGCCGGCTGCGCTCCGCCTTGACCGCGACAGGCTGCACGGTCACCGACGACCTCCGGGGCGACGGACCGCTCGGCGCCGCGGTGTTCGCGACCTGGGATCCGGCCGTGGTCGTCCCCCGACCGTTCGCGGACCTCGACGACGACGGGTTCGGGGCCGCCTGGCAGACCACGCTCGACGACGCCGTGGACATGTGCACACGGGCCCGGGAGCGCTTCGGGGCCGCAGGAGGCCGCCTCGTGATGGTGGTGCCGACGATCGCCCTCGCCGGCGGCGCCGGTTACGCCCACTGGGCGATGGCCGCCGAGGGCGTGCGCCTGCTCGCGAAGTCCGCCGCCCGCCAGTGGGGACCGGAGGGGATCACCGCCAACGTGCTCGCCGTCGGGCCCGCGGGCGTGCTCGCCGATCCCGAGGCTGCCGGCCCGGTGTCGATCGCCGCTCCGGCGCGGCCCGACGCCGATCCCGGCGAGGTGCTGGCCTTCCTGTGCAGCCCCGCCGCTGCAGCCCTGGGCGGGCAGACGCTGGTCGTCGACGGAGGGCTGTGGATGTGA
- a CDS encoding acyl-CoA/acyl-ACP dehydrogenase: MDFSFTSDQDELRGLTNRLLSDKAGPEHLTAVRESDTGVDLALWREMAELGLVGIGLPESVGGGGLGFTEAAIVLEEVGRFVAPVPALPVMAMVGPLLAEHGTAEQWAGLASGERVVTVALHEMVGDVMEPALTADGGRLTGVKVCAPFGHVADAFVVSAADGLYYVPADADGVTVTRQDTVDDIPDAMVELAGAPGQKLTGPEGLRSLVERGLAGQCVMMAGITAQAIELTSAYVKERVQFDRVIATFQAVAQRAADARIDSEAIWLTAWQAVALIDEGEPAAEQVASAKYWAAEGGQRVVHAAVHLHGGVGVDRDYPLHRYYLWTKYHELFLGGTTPSLLRLGRLLADTPV, translated from the coding sequence ATGGACTTCTCCTTCACCTCCGATCAGGACGAGCTGCGCGGCCTCACCAACCGGCTCCTCAGCGACAAGGCCGGTCCCGAGCACCTCACCGCCGTCCGTGAGAGCGACACCGGTGTCGACCTGGCGCTGTGGCGCGAGATGGCCGAGCTGGGCCTGGTGGGCATCGGCCTGCCCGAGTCGGTCGGCGGCGGCGGCCTCGGCTTCACCGAGGCGGCCATCGTGCTCGAGGAGGTCGGCCGGTTCGTGGCCCCGGTTCCGGCGCTGCCCGTCATGGCCATGGTCGGCCCGCTCCTCGCCGAGCACGGCACCGCCGAGCAGTGGGCGGGTCTCGCCTCCGGCGAGCGCGTCGTCACCGTGGCCCTCCACGAGATGGTCGGCGACGTCATGGAGCCTGCGCTGACCGCCGACGGCGGACGCCTCACTGGGGTCAAGGTGTGCGCACCCTTCGGTCACGTCGCCGACGCCTTCGTGGTGTCGGCCGCCGACGGCCTCTACTACGTGCCCGCCGACGCCGACGGCGTGACCGTCACCCGCCAGGACACCGTCGACGACATCCCCGACGCCATGGTCGAGCTCGCCGGTGCGCCCGGCCAGAAGCTCACCGGGCCCGAGGGCCTCCGGTCCCTCGTCGAGCGGGGGCTCGCCGGCCAGTGCGTGATGATGGCCGGGATCACGGCGCAGGCCATCGAGCTGACCTCCGCCTACGTGAAGGAGCGGGTCCAGTTCGACCGGGTGATCGCCACGTTCCAGGCCGTCGCCCAGCGGGCCGCCGACGCCCGGATCGACAGCGAGGCCATCTGGCTCACGGCCTGGCAGGCCGTGGCGCTCATCGACGAGGGCGAGCCGGCCGCCGAGCAGGTCGCCTCCGCCAAGTACTGGGCGGCCGAGGGCGGGCAGCGCGTCGTGCACGCCGCGGTGCACCTCCACGGCGGCGTGGGTGTCGACCGCGACTACCCGCTGCACCGCTACTACCTCTGGACCAAGTACCACGAGCTCTTCCTCGGCGGCACGACTCCCAGCCTGCTCAGGCTCGGCCGGTTGCTCGCCGACACGCCGGTCTAG
- a CDS encoding calcium/sodium antiporter — MTTAVTLLAGIAAAAAGGELFVRGAVGIAAWARVPAAIIAVTVAAFATSSPEFFVALSAAADDTSAIAFGDALGSNVANVGLILGLALLIRPLTAERATVRRDLPVAVAVPFLILALVADGTMSRLDGAVLLTVFAIWLGVTVRHARRARADSVEVLGERKRGRAVVVTLVGLGLLVVAGRLIVVAAEAIGDSLGLDPFVVGATFVAFGTSMPELATVLAAGLRGHEEIGLGAIVGSNIFNGLWIVSVLTILRPFDVALGEVALSLVMGAVSILLLVPNRRLTLDRWRGGVLVGTYVLFTVLVVAGGP; from the coding sequence ATGACCACCGCCGTCACCCTGCTCGCCGGCATCGCCGCCGCAGCCGCCGGAGGGGAGCTCTTCGTCCGCGGCGCGGTCGGGATCGCCGCATGGGCCCGCGTGCCGGCGGCCATCATCGCCGTCACGGTCGCCGCGTTCGCGACCTCGAGCCCGGAGTTCTTCGTGGCCCTGAGCGCGGCCGCCGACGACACGTCGGCCATCGCCTTCGGCGACGCCCTCGGCTCCAACGTCGCCAACGTCGGCCTCATCCTCGGGCTCGCACTGTTGATCCGGCCGCTGACCGCCGAACGGGCCACCGTCCGCCGCGACCTCCCGGTGGCGGTCGCCGTGCCCTTCCTGATCCTCGCGCTCGTCGCCGACGGCACCATGTCCCGCCTCGACGGCGCCGTGCTGCTCACCGTGTTCGCGATCTGGCTCGGCGTCACGGTGCGCCACGCCCGTCGCGCCCGCGCCGACTCCGTCGAGGTGCTCGGCGAACGGAAGCGAGGGCGGGCGGTGGTGGTCACGCTGGTCGGCCTCGGGCTCCTCGTCGTCGCCGGGCGGCTGATCGTCGTCGCCGCCGAGGCGATCGGCGACAGCCTCGGTCTCGACCCGTTCGTGGTCGGCGCCACGTTCGTCGCCTTCGGCACCTCGATGCCCGAGTTGGCCACCGTCCTAGCCGCCGGGCTCCGGGGCCACGAGGAGATCGGGCTCGGCGCCATCGTCGGGTCGAACATCTTCAACGGGCTCTGGATCGTGTCGGTGCTCACGATCCTGCGTCCCTTCGACGTCGCCCTCGGCGAGGTCGCGCTCAGCCTCGTGATGGGGGCGGTGAGCATCCTGTTGCTGGTCCCGAACCGCCGCCTCACCCTCGACCGCTGGCGAGGCGGCGTCCTCGTCGGCACCTATGTGCTCTTCACCGTCCTGGTCGTGGCCGGCGGGCCCTGA
- a CDS encoding pirin family protein produces the protein MDAAIDVRRADTRPHTRIGWLDSRHSFSFGRHYDPTNTGHGLLLVSNDDRVAAGTGFSTHPHQDMEIVTWVLSGRLEHKDSEGNHGELYPGLAQRMSAGTGIWHSEMNPSRGEDVHFVQMWVPPDTERVDPSYEQRDINSELDRGGLQPIASGQGHDAAITIRQRDAVLWGGRLKAGETVAVPDARHVHLFVALGEAGLEGAGPLAEGDAVRLTAAGSPSLTAGPSGAEVLVWATA, from the coding sequence ATGGACGCTGCGATCGATGTCCGTCGAGCGGACACCCGGCCCCACACCCGCATCGGGTGGCTCGACAGCCGCCACAGCTTCAGCTTCGGGCGCCACTACGACCCCACCAACACCGGCCACGGGCTGTTGTTGGTCTCCAACGACGACCGGGTCGCCGCCGGCACCGGGTTCAGCACCCACCCCCACCAGGACATGGAGATCGTGACGTGGGTGCTGTCGGGCCGGCTCGAGCACAAGGACTCCGAGGGCAATCACGGCGAGCTGTACCCCGGGTTGGCCCAGCGGATGAGCGCCGGGACCGGTATCTGGCACTCGGAGATGAACCCGTCGCGGGGCGAGGACGTGCACTTCGTGCAGATGTGGGTGCCGCCCGACACCGAGCGCGTCGACCCGTCCTACGAGCAACGCGACATCAACTCGGAGCTCGACCGGGGTGGGCTCCAGCCGATCGCCTCGGGGCAGGGTCATGACGCCGCGATCACCATCCGCCAACGAGATGCCGTCCTCTGGGGCGGCCGGTTGAAGGCGGGGGAGACCGTCGCGGTGCCTGACGCCCGGCACGTCCACCTCTTCGTGGCCCTCGGCGAGGCCGGGCTCGAAGGGGCCGGGCCCTTGGCCGAGGGGGACGCCGTACGACTCACCGCCGCCGGCTCGCCGTCGCTCACCGCCGGGCCGAGCGGCGCCGAGGTGCTCGTCTGGGCCACTGCCTGA
- a CDS encoding alpha/beta hydrolase-fold protein: MVTRRTAVIVVLAVMVLASCTADTADRDGAESTGTTEPAVRAAVDPTGETRTDTVSTPDGRTRGYLTYVPASLVPGEPAPLLVALHGGTGHAGQFQRSSGFDAVAEANGVIVVYPEGFGIDPDVTFGPATRSWNGGTCCGPAARADVDDVAFIEQVIDEVERTYPVDPDRVYATGHSNGAIMSYRLACEAADRVAAVAVFAGTLSVEDCRPVEPVSLLHIHGAADRNLPFEGGVGPESPFGIDHTPAMEGLVRLAAQSGCAVDPTVTASATNPEITTTRWAPCLDETTVELVMLEGAGHAWPGSEPGTAADAVVGQPYAGYDASTEIVAFLLAHPSRR; encoded by the coding sequence GTGGTCACACGCCGCACCGCCGTCATCGTCGTGCTCGCCGTGATGGTCCTGGCCTCGTGCACGGCGGACACCGCAGACCGCGACGGGGCCGAATCGACCGGAACGACGGAGCCGGCGGTGCGGGCCGCGGTGGATCCCACCGGGGAGACCAGGACCGACACCGTCTCGACGCCCGACGGCCGCACGCGGGGCTATCTCACCTACGTGCCCGCCAGCCTGGTGCCCGGGGAGCCGGCACCGCTGCTCGTCGCCCTCCACGGGGGAACGGGTCACGCTGGGCAGTTCCAGAGGAGCAGCGGCTTCGACGCCGTGGCCGAGGCCAACGGCGTCATCGTCGTCTACCCCGAGGGATTCGGCATCGATCCCGATGTGACGTTCGGACCGGCGACGCGCAGTTGGAACGGGGGCACCTGCTGTGGACCCGCCGCCCGGGCCGACGTCGACGACGTCGCGTTCATCGAGCAGGTGATCGACGAGGTGGAGCGCACCTACCCCGTGGATCCCGACCGCGTGTACGCCACCGGTCACTCCAACGGGGCGATCATGTCCTATCGCCTGGCCTGCGAGGCCGCCGATCGCGTCGCAGCGGTGGCCGTCTTCGCCGGCACCCTCTCGGTCGAGGACTGCCGGCCGGTGGAGCCCGTCTCGCTGCTGCACATCCACGGGGCCGCGGACCGGAACCTCCCGTTCGAGGGCGGGGTGGGCCCCGAGAGCCCCTTCGGGATCGACCACACCCCGGCCATGGAGGGGCTCGTCCGTCTCGCCGCCCAGAGCGGGTGCGCGGTCGACCCGACCGTGACGGCGTCAGCGACGAACCCGGAGATCACGACCACACGATGGGCGCCGTGCCTCGACGAGACCACGGTGGAGCTCGTGATGCTCGAGGGGGCGGGTCACGCATGGCCGGGGAGCGAACCTGGCACCGCAGCCGACGCCGTCGTCGGTCAGCCATACGCGGGCTACGACGCCAGCACCGAGATCGTCGCCTTCCTCCTGGCCCACCCGAGCCGACGCTGA
- a CDS encoding radical SAM protein, with protein sequence MSFELVSRLVEEVGATAAGSTCIVAVDGPAEVDVVAEWCRATSNTVLAVHAEGVEVHRGPIDDPIAALPPERRPGHRLWVYTNFHCNLACDYCCVASSPRAAPRTVGVGDFAALVDAALDHGVAELYVTGGEPFLLLDLDDRLGHAVGRIPTTVLTNAMVWTGERRRRLEALPRDGLTLQISLDSVDAHLHDRHRGAGSHARAVAGIHLALELGFDVRVAATLGADAGPEADKLDAFFDELGLTDRQRVVRRIARQGAANAGLTVSRASLLPEVCVTAEGVWWHPVAATDPAMRVGDDWRPLGAVIEAVTDELREHRLRGDVLASTFPCA encoded by the coding sequence ATGAGCTTCGAGCTCGTCAGCCGGCTCGTCGAGGAGGTCGGTGCGACCGCCGCCGGGTCGACGTGCATCGTGGCCGTCGACGGACCCGCCGAGGTCGACGTCGTGGCCGAGTGGTGCCGGGCGACCTCGAACACCGTGCTGGCCGTGCACGCCGAGGGCGTCGAGGTCCACCGCGGGCCCATCGACGATCCGATCGCCGCGCTGCCACCGGAGCGCCGGCCCGGGCACCGCCTCTGGGTGTACACGAACTTCCACTGCAACCTGGCCTGCGACTACTGCTGCGTGGCCTCGTCCCCGCGGGCCGCGCCCCGGACCGTCGGTGTGGGGGACTTCGCAGCGCTCGTCGACGCCGCGCTCGACCACGGTGTCGCCGAGCTCTACGTGACCGGCGGGGAGCCCTTCCTCCTGCTCGACCTCGACGACCGCCTCGGGCACGCCGTGGGCCGGATCCCCACCACGGTGCTGACCAACGCCATGGTCTGGACCGGCGAGCGCCGACGCCGCCTGGAGGCGCTGCCCCGCGACGGACTCACCCTCCAGATCAGCCTCGACTCGGTCGACGCCCACCTCCACGACCGCCACCGCGGCGCAGGGAGCCACGCCCGGGCCGTCGCCGGGATCCACCTCGCCCTGGAGCTCGGCTTCGACGTCCGGGTGGCGGCGACGCTCGGCGCAGACGCCGGCCCGGAGGCGGACAAGCTCGACGCCTTCTTCGACGAGCTCGGGCTCACCGATCGCCAACGGGTCGTGCGCCGAATCGCCCGACAGGGCGCCGCCAACGCGGGGCTCACGGTGTCCCGGGCGTCGCTGCTGCCCGAGGTGTGCGTCACGGCCGAGGGTGTGTGGTGGCACCCGGTGGCGGCCACCGATCCCGCCATGCGCGTCGGTGACGACTGGCGCCCGCTGGGCGCGGTGATCGAGGCGGTCACCGACGAGCTACGCGAGCACCGACTGCGGGGGGACGTGCTGGCCAGCACGTTCCCGTGCGCCTGA
- a CDS encoding SDR family oxidoreductase, translated as MSRLRDRVAIVTGAGQGVGEGIARRLAAEGATVVVAARRAATGEPVAEAIRALGGDATCVVTDVTDPVSIGACVDETVGRFGHLDVVVHNAFSGGVATRLESTPDDVWFQLSYTTAWASFWCARAAHPHLAASPHGRYVMLTSPAGIEGSANLPLYAPVKGAQRALAKSLAREWGPDGITVNCIAPVAETPALTDIFEQVPTLKGSIEARTPLGRIGDPEADIGGVAVFLCSDDAAYVSGQTIVCDGGSFLGL; from the coding sequence GTGAGCCGCCTCCGCGATCGGGTCGCGATCGTCACGGGCGCCGGGCAGGGCGTCGGCGAGGGGATCGCCCGTCGCCTCGCCGCCGAGGGGGCGACCGTCGTGGTCGCCGCCCGTCGCGCCGCCACGGGCGAGCCAGTCGCCGAGGCCATCCGGGCGCTCGGGGGCGACGCCACGTGCGTCGTCACCGACGTCACCGACCCCGTGTCGATCGGCGCCTGCGTCGACGAGACGGTGGGGCGGTTCGGCCATCTCGACGTGGTGGTGCACAACGCGTTCTCGGGCGGCGTGGCGACCCGCCTCGAGTCGACCCCCGACGACGTGTGGTTCCAGCTCTCCTACACCACCGCGTGGGCCAGCTTCTGGTGTGCCCGCGCCGCCCACCCGCACCTGGCCGCCAGCCCCCACGGTCGCTACGTGATGCTCACGTCGCCGGCCGGCATCGAGGGCAGCGCCAACCTGCCCCTCTACGCCCCGGTCAAGGGTGCCCAGCGGGCGCTCGCCAAGAGCCTGGCCCGGGAGTGGGGCCCCGACGGCATCACCGTCAACTGCATCGCCCCGGTGGCCGAGACCCCCGCCCTCACCGACATCTTCGAACAGGTCCCCACGCTGAAGGGCTCCATCGAGGCCCGCACCCCCCTCGGCCGCATCGGGGATCCGGAGGCCGACATCGGCGGCGTCGCCGTGTTCCTGTGCAGCGACGACGCCGCCTACGTGTCCGGCCAGACCATCGTCTGCGACGGCGGCAGCTTCCTCGGGCTCTGA
- a CDS encoding type II toxin-antitoxin system VapC family toxin, whose translation MIVVDASVIVTGLADDGPDGDLVRSRLRGEQLVAPHLIDLEVVSAWRRLVAAGHIDERRATLAMEDLRSLRLERSPHGPLLDRCWELRHSLTTYDAAYVALAELTELDLVTGDRRLAGTPGLRCAVEVL comes from the coding sequence GTGATCGTCGTCGACGCCAGCGTCATCGTGACCGGGCTCGCCGACGACGGGCCCGACGGGGACCTCGTGCGCAGCCGGCTCCGAGGAGAACAGCTGGTCGCTCCCCATCTGATCGACCTCGAGGTGGTCTCCGCCTGGCGGCGTCTCGTCGCCGCCGGCCACATCGACGAACGAAGGGCAACCCTCGCGATGGAGGACCTCCGGTCGTTGCGACTCGAGCGCTCGCCGCACGGGCCGCTCCTGGATCGCTGTTGGGAGCTGCGCCACAGCCTCACCACCTACGACGCGGCCTATGTCGCCCTCGCCGAGCTCACCGAGCTCGATCTGGTCACCGGGGATCGCCGCCTCGCCGGCACCCCCGGTCTTCGTTGCGCCGTCGAGGTGCTCTGA
- a CDS encoding GNAT family N-acetyltransferase, translating to MTVRAAVEGDVEWARVIEVDAGRRFHEVGLGPVAEDDPPSADELAGHVRAGTMWVAELDGEVIGYAVASIVDDHGHLDQVSVTRMASGRGVGTALLDRVCAWASGVGSEWVTLTTFRDVPWNAPYYSRRGFSILDEAELGPELAAVREMERIGGLEVSPRVAMRRRLASADRAPTDEPSDRSPGGRTAAGSGPRQLRRRGAGEGGGDVTEAS from the coding sequence GTGACCGTTCGAGCGGCCGTCGAGGGCGACGTCGAGTGGGCGCGGGTGATCGAGGTCGATGCCGGTCGACGGTTCCACGAGGTCGGTCTCGGCCCGGTCGCCGAGGACGACCCGCCATCGGCGGACGAGCTCGCCGGTCACGTCCGCGCCGGCACGATGTGGGTGGCGGAGCTCGACGGAGAGGTGATCGGGTACGCGGTCGCGTCGATCGTCGACGACCACGGACACCTCGACCAGGTCAGTGTCACGCGGATGGCATCGGGGAGGGGAGTGGGGACGGCGTTGCTCGACCGGGTGTGCGCGTGGGCGAGCGGCGTGGGCTCGGAGTGGGTGACCCTGACGACCTTCCGGGATGTCCCGTGGAACGCCCCGTACTACTCGCGGCGAGGGTTCTCGATCCTCGACGAGGCGGAGCTCGGTCCCGAGTTGGCGGCGGTCCGCGAGATGGAGCGCATCGGCGGCCTCGAGGTGTCGCCGAGGGTGGCCATGCGCCGCCGGCTGGCGTCGGCTGACCGGGCGCCGACGGACGAGCCGAGCGATCGGTCGCCCGGCGGCAGGACTGCCGCAGGGTCGGGCCCACGACAGCTCCGGCGCCGTGGGGCGGGAGAGGGGGGAGGTGACGTCACCGAAGCGTCGTGA
- a CDS encoding LLM class flavin-dependent oxidoreductase, translated as MLMIPDGTLAYGTQLAIQSQSSLYVADWEREAGPDDLALIARAADAAGFFYVAVCDHIAIPRDKADAMGLWWQDTFTTLGFLAAQTERCALLSHVYVLAYRHALVAAKGYETLDFLSGGRAIAGIGAGHVEAEFDTLGVPFAERGRITDELLPRLAEALENTYVGDMGACPRPVQTPRPPIWIGGSGKPALRRAARYEGWLPQGPATDESIAYIREQRDAAGRAGEPFAFGHVLLPFLHVVEGAEVREGDISGSPTQIAEAIAANTPAGVNQLQVRFRATSARHMADQISAFGETVAPLLAVQ; from the coding sequence ATGCTCATGATTCCCGACGGCACGCTCGCCTACGGCACCCAGCTCGCCATCCAGTCCCAGAGCTCGCTCTACGTCGCGGACTGGGAACGTGAGGCCGGCCCCGACGACCTGGCTCTCATCGCCCGGGCCGCCGACGCCGCCGGCTTCTTCTACGTCGCGGTGTGCGACCACATCGCCATCCCGCGCGACAAGGCCGACGCCATGGGCCTGTGGTGGCAGGACACGTTCACCACGCTCGGCTTCCTCGCCGCCCAGACCGAGCGCTGCGCGCTGCTCAGCCACGTGTACGTGCTGGCCTACCGCCACGCGCTGGTGGCCGCCAAGGGCTACGAGACGCTCGACTTCCTCTCGGGCGGGCGGGCCATCGCCGGCATCGGCGCCGGTCACGTCGAGGCTGAGTTCGACACGCTCGGCGTGCCCTTCGCGGAGCGCGGGCGGATCACCGACGAGCTCCTCCCCCGGCTCGCCGAAGCCCTCGAGAACACCTACGTCGGCGACATGGGCGCATGCCCCCGCCCCGTCCAGACCCCCCGTCCGCCCATCTGGATCGGCGGCTCCGGCAAGCCGGCCCTGCGCCGCGCGGCGCGCTACGAGGGTTGGCTCCCGCAGGGCCCCGCCACCGACGAGAGCATCGCCTACATCCGCGAGCAGCGCGACGCCGCGGGCAGGGCTGGTGAGCCGTTCGCCTTCGGCCACGTGCTCCTCCCGTTCCTCCACGTCGTGGAGGGCGCCGAGGTCCGCGAGGGCGACATCAGCGGATCGCCCACGCAGATCGCCGAGGCCATCGCCGCCAACACGCCGGCCGGCGTCAACCAGCTCCAGGTCCGCTTCCGGGCCACCTCGGCCCGGCACATGGCCGACCAGATCAGCGCCTTCGGCGAGACCGTCGCCCCCCTGCTCGCGGTCCAGTAG
- a CDS encoding acyl-CoA dehydrogenase family protein: MEIGYTPEQEAFRGELRAYYDQLLDDETVEELSHSHGIGDATKRVWKQMCADGWAGVGWPKEWGGQGRKAIDQFVFFDESMRAGAPVPMLTINTVGPTIMNYGTDWQKEFFVPKILAGDIHFCIGYSEPQAGTDLAALQTRAVRDGDEYVINGQKMWTSLAGGADYCWLAVRTDPEAKKHKGISVIIVPMDTPGITIQPLTLMGEHDINATFFDDVRVPAKYLVGEENGGWGLITNQLNHERVTLCSSGMPEGILNDVRKWAQETTLPDGRRVIDQEWVQLNLARVHARLEYLRLANWKVAWSAEEHALHPADASSVKVFGTEFYLEAYRLLMEVLGPRSYLKADAPESILRSRLEGGIRGSIILTFGGGTNELQRDLIAMFGLGFPRSAR, translated from the coding sequence ATGGAGATCGGGTACACACCGGAACAGGAAGCCTTCCGCGGCGAGCTGCGGGCCTACTACGACCAGCTGCTCGACGACGAGACGGTCGAGGAGCTCTCCCACAGCCACGGCATCGGGGACGCCACCAAGCGAGTGTGGAAGCAGATGTGCGCGGACGGTTGGGCGGGCGTCGGGTGGCCGAAGGAGTGGGGTGGTCAGGGGCGCAAGGCCATCGACCAGTTCGTCTTCTTCGACGAGTCGATGCGGGCCGGGGCTCCGGTGCCGATGCTCACGATCAACACGGTCGGCCCGACGATCATGAACTACGGCACCGACTGGCAGAAGGAGTTCTTCGTCCCGAAGATCCTCGCCGGCGACATCCACTTCTGCATCGGGTACTCCGAGCCCCAGGCCGGCACCGACCTCGCTGCGCTGCAGACCCGGGCGGTGCGTGACGGCGACGAGTACGTCATCAACGGCCAGAAGATGTGGACCTCCCTCGCCGGTGGGGCCGACTACTGCTGGTTGGCGGTCCGCACCGATCCCGAGGCCAAGAAGCACAAGGGCATCTCGGTGATCATCGTTCCGATGGACACGCCCGGCATCACCATCCAGCCCCTCACCCTCATGGGCGAGCACGACATCAACGCCACGTTCTTCGACGACGTGCGGGTGCCGGCCAAGTACCTGGTCGGCGAGGAGAACGGCGGTTGGGGGCTCATCACCAACCAGCTGAACCACGAGCGGGTCACCCTGTGCTCGAGCGGCATGCCCGAGGGCATCCTGAACGACGTGCGCAAGTGGGCCCAGGAGACGACCCTGCCCGACGGGCGCCGGGTGATCGACCAGGAGTGGGTGCAGCTCAACCTGGCTCGCGTCCACGCCCGACTCGAGTACCTCCGCCTCGCCAACTGGAAGGTGGCGTGGTCGGCCGAGGAGCACGCCCTGCACCCGGCCGACGCCTCGAGCGTCAAGGTGTTCGGCACCGAGTTCTACCTCGAGGCCTACCGGCTCCTGATGGAGGTCCTCGGGCCGCGCAGCTACCTGAAGGCCGATGCCCCGGAGTCGATCCTGCGCAGTCGCCTGGAGGGCGGCATCCGGGGATCGATCATCCTCACCTTCGGCGGTGGCACCAACGAGTTGCAGCGCGACCTCATCGCCATGTTCGGCCTCGGCTTCCCGCGCTCGGCGCGCTGA
- a CDS encoding sulfite exporter TauE/SafE family protein, whose amino-acid sequence MSPIELLLVAAAGAAAGFVNAVAGGGTLISFPALTAVGLPIVSANVTSTVSLSPGYVGGAYAQRGSVRAQRDRLRVLAPAGAFGGLLGGLLLLATGDDLLERLIPFLILFACALLAGQDRVRSVIERRRTRSGADRSVADHGLTTAAVAMVFLASIYGGYFGAGLGIVFLAVLGVFLPDDLTDVNALKQAMSVVVNVTASLFFVFSGRVWWGAAAVMAVGALVGGNLGGRLAGRLHPAVFRWIVVAIGIVVAMVYLVR is encoded by the coding sequence GTGAGCCCGATCGAACTGCTCCTCGTCGCCGCCGCCGGTGCAGCCGCCGGGTTCGTCAACGCGGTCGCGGGCGGCGGGACCCTCATCTCCTTCCCGGCGCTCACCGCGGTCGGCCTGCCCATCGTGTCGGCCAACGTCACGTCGACCGTGTCGCTCTCCCCCGGCTACGTCGGCGGCGCCTACGCGCAGCGAGGCTCCGTGCGCGCCCAGCGGGACCGGCTGCGGGTCCTGGCCCCGGCCGGGGCCTTCGGCGGGCTCCTCGGCGGGCTGCTGCTGCTGGCCACCGGCGACGACCTGCTCGAGCGGCTCATCCCCTTCCTCATCCTCTTCGCCTGCGCCCTCCTCGCCGGACAGGACCGGGTTCGTTCCGTCATCGAACGCCGCCGGACCCGATCCGGGGCGGACCGGTCCGTCGCCGATCACGGCCTGACGACCGCGGCCGTGGCGATGGTCTTCCTCGCGTCGATCTACGGCGGCTACTTCGGCGCCGGACTCGGCATCGTGTTCCTCGCCGTGCTCGGCGTGTTCCTCCCCGACGACCTCACCGACGTGAACGCCCTCAAGCAGGCGATGTCGGTGGTCGTGAACGTGACCGCCAGCCTCTTCTTCGTCTTCTCGGGACGGGTGTGGTGGGGAGCTGCCGCGGTGATGGCCGTCGGGGCCCTGGTGGGCGGCAACCTCGGCGGCCGGCTCGCCGGTCGGCTCCACCCGGCGGTGTTCCGGTGGATCGTCGTCGCCATCGGCATCGTCGTGGCCATGGTCTACCTGGTGCGCTGA
- a CDS encoding CDP-alcohol phosphatidyltransferase family protein — protein MDGAGRRRLTDAVTLSRVPIALSMVPARRRRNLVAGLFLLGVATDLVGGPLARRLGTASARGARLDSAADAAFVAASAFTATATVEAPARPLVGRVALVVAATRIAALLVTHRRFGTWSVMHSHLNRGTGLGLAVVVGVALVRGRMPIVALGAVAALAEIAAIEELAIVAGATRYDPDRTSILAH, from the coding sequence ATGGACGGTGCGGGCCGACGTCGGCTGACCGATGCGGTCACCCTGTCGAGGGTGCCGATCGCACTGTCGATGGTGCCGGCGCGGCGACGCCGCAACCTGGTGGCAGGGCTCTTCCTGCTGGGCGTGGCCACCGACCTCGTCGGCGGACCGCTCGCCCGCCGACTCGGGACGGCCTCGGCCCGCGGCGCCCGCCTCGACAGCGCGGCGGACGCCGCGTTCGTGGCTGCCTCGGCGTTCACCGCCACGGCGACGGTCGAGGCTCCGGCGAGACCGCTGGTCGGTCGGGTCGCGCTGGTGGTCGCCGCGACGAGGATCGCCGCTCTGCTCGTCACGCACCGGCGCTTCGGGACCTGGTCGGTGATGCACTCGCACCTCAACAGGGGGACGGGCCTCGGGCTCGCGGTCGTCGTCGGGGTCGCACTGGTGCGGGGGCGGATGCCGATCGTGGCACTCGGCGCGGTCGCCGCGCTGGCCGAGATCGCCGCGATCGAGGAGCTCGCCATCGTGGCCGGGGCCACCCGGTACGACCCGGACCGCACGTCGATCCTCGCCCACTGA